A stretch of the Desulforamulus ferrireducens genome encodes the following:
- a CDS encoding DMT family transporter: protein MNGFYLGVLLVFLSASGFGLIPIFALYAYGGGASVTTLLFGRFTLAAIIFFGYILYKEKRIPVERSQLKYLFLLGGIIYTLQSNLYFSSVKYIPASLAVLLFYIYPVLVALASSYLDKEVLDKKIIFSIVLSLLGLTLVLGVSFGGINLTGVMLALASGLVYSVYLVLGNRIVKETPALVTSAFICLFAACSILVIGVSKGDLDFNLTGEAWLAILGVALCCTVLAIFTLFRGIELIGTTRASILSMIEPLITIGFSALLFNERLSFLQMLGGAAVLLGSVLVILARDKSKNTPEPARAKSADC from the coding sequence TTGAACGGTTTTTATTTAGGGGTTTTGCTGGTATTTCTTTCTGCTTCGGGATTTGGCTTAATTCCCATTTTTGCCCTGTATGCCTACGGGGGAGGGGCTTCGGTAACCACATTATTGTTTGGCAGGTTTACCTTGGCTGCCATTATCTTTTTTGGTTATATACTATATAAAGAAAAAAGAATTCCCGTTGAGCGTTCCCAACTGAAGTATCTCTTTTTATTGGGCGGTATCATCTACACCTTGCAGTCAAACCTTTATTTCTCGTCAGTTAAATATATTCCAGCCTCCTTAGCTGTGTTGTTGTTTTACATTTATCCGGTTTTGGTGGCTTTGGCTTCAAGTTATTTAGATAAAGAAGTGTTGGATAAAAAAATTATCTTTTCTATTGTCCTGTCACTGTTGGGGCTTACCCTTGTGCTGGGGGTTTCCTTTGGCGGCATTAACCTTACCGGAGTAATGCTGGCCCTGGCTTCGGGTTTGGTCTATTCAGTCTATTTAGTATTGGGAAACCGGATTGTCAAGGAAACGCCGGCTTTGGTAACCAGTGCCTTTATCTGTCTGTTTGCGGCCTGCTCAATATTGGTGATTGGAGTTAGCAAAGGTGATTTGGATTTTAACCTGACCGGGGAAGCCTGGTTAGCTATCCTGGGGGTAGCTCTCTGCTGTACGGTGCTAGCTATCTTTACTTTGTTCCGTGGCATTGAATTAATCGGCACCACCAGAGCTTCAATTTTAAGCATGATTGAACCGCTGATAACCATTGGTTTTTCGGCACTCTTATTTAATGAACGGTTATCCTTTTTACAGATGCTGGGGGGAGCGGCAGTTTTGCTAGGTTCAGTGCTGGTGATACTGGCCAGGGATAAAAGTAAAAACACCCCGGAACCAGCCAGGGCAAAAAGTGCGGATTGTTAG
- the glgP gene encoding alpha-glucan family phosphorylase: MYPYRTVSVIPELPAPISRLSELARNLWFSWHPQAQLLYSKLDPLLWEEVNHNPIKQLLYVEGAALKRAAADPEYLAIYNRVIADLDSYMGGETWFQRTCPNLTDQLVAYFSAEFGVHESNPVYSGGLGLLAGDHCKSASDLGIPFVGVGILYKQGYFCQRINREGWQEAHYTFMDFNEMTVTPARRPDGGEVIITVRLPGRDVFVKVWELQVGRVIIYFLDTDLSQNNKEDRQLTSKLYGGNQDTRISQEIILGIGGTKALREMGIFPTAWHINEGHAAFIILERLRELINQGLTLSTAREVVRASTIFTTHTPVPAGHDVFDSEMIDRYLGYLYNELKTNREDFMALGWDQERQGFNMTRLALNHAAFTNGVSKLHAEVTKKMFQNLYSGIPQEEIPIHAVTNGVHTETWVAPEMRDLFAKYIGEDWVDNISHQEQWQRVYSIPDEELWETHQKLKSRMIKFVQNNVYRRMERNFQPLELIRECAGYLSKNVLTIGFARRFATYKRANLLLQNKARLSRLVNDPEKPVQIIFAGKAHPADRPGQELIKMIYDLSLEEEFRGKIVLVEDYDINVSRHLLQGVDVWLNTPRRPLEASGTSGQKAAINGVVNCSILDGWWPEAYNGENGFAIGTAKDYQSEEVQDREDASSLFDLLEQIIIPYYYRRVDGIPREWIHYMKDSLATIPWQFSTERMVKEYTQRFYLKAALRGREFAANHFQLAARVEQFKRLLEEHWRHIRFCSVEVEQPPVLSVGSELLLRAEVFLGVVKPQDIIVEIVYGRVSDHGLDQMTLVPMEFIQESGDNKYRYSAKITLMRGTSGYTLRIRPNDKDFAHPFELPLIKWADVF, from the coding sequence ATGTATCCTTACCGTACAGTGTCTGTTATTCCTGAACTACCCGCACCCATTAGTCGTTTAAGTGAACTGGCTAGAAACCTTTGGTTTAGTTGGCACCCTCAGGCTCAACTGCTATATAGCAAACTGGATCCACTGCTTTGGGAGGAGGTTAACCATAACCCGATCAAGCAATTACTTTATGTGGAAGGCGCAGCATTAAAACGTGCCGCCGCTGACCCAGAGTATTTGGCCATCTATAATCGGGTAATTGCGGATTTGGATAGTTATATGGGGGGGGAAACCTGGTTTCAACGCACCTGCCCCAATTTAACTGATCAATTAGTTGCTTATTTTTCCGCTGAATTTGGAGTTCATGAATCCAACCCGGTTTACAGTGGTGGCTTAGGCCTACTGGCCGGGGACCATTGCAAATCCGCCAGCGATTTAGGCATTCCCTTTGTGGGGGTAGGTATTTTATATAAACAAGGGTATTTTTGTCAAAGAATCAATCGAGAAGGTTGGCAAGAAGCCCATTACACTTTTATGGACTTTAATGAAATGACTGTTACACCGGCCCGGCGTCCTGATGGCGGAGAGGTGATTATTACCGTTCGTTTACCAGGCAGAGATGTATTTGTTAAGGTGTGGGAACTGCAGGTGGGCAGGGTGATTATTTACTTCCTGGATACTGATTTAAGTCAAAATAATAAAGAGGATCGCCAGCTCACCTCTAAACTATATGGTGGTAATCAGGACACCCGTATCAGCCAGGAGATAATTTTGGGCATCGGGGGAACTAAAGCTCTGCGGGAAATGGGGATTTTCCCTACCGCTTGGCATATCAATGAAGGGCATGCTGCCTTTATTATTCTAGAACGACTGAGGGAATTAATTAACCAGGGACTAACCCTTAGCACAGCCAGGGAGGTAGTAAGGGCCAGTACCATTTTTACCACCCATACCCCGGTACCTGCTGGGCACGATGTATTTGATAGTGAAATGATCGATCGTTACCTGGGCTATCTCTACAACGAACTAAAAACTAACCGTGAAGATTTTATGGCTTTGGGCTGGGACCAGGAGCGGCAGGGTTTTAATATGACCAGGCTGGCCCTTAACCATGCGGCTTTTACCAACGGGGTGAGTAAGCTGCATGCCGAGGTAACTAAAAAAATGTTCCAAAACTTGTATTCCGGCATTCCACAGGAGGAAATACCCATTCATGCCGTGACCAACGGGGTTCACACTGAAACCTGGGTAGCGCCGGAGATGAGAGATCTCTTTGCCAAGTATATTGGCGAAGATTGGGTAGATAACATTTCCCATCAAGAGCAGTGGCAGCGGGTTTACAGTATACCGGATGAAGAACTATGGGAGACGCACCAAAAACTAAAGAGCCGTATGATAAAGTTTGTCCAGAATAATGTATATCGCCGTATGGAACGCAACTTTCAACCTCTGGAATTGATTAGGGAATGTGCCGGCTATCTCAGTAAAAATGTGTTAACCATTGGTTTTGCCCGGCGTTTTGCTACTTATAAACGGGCTAACCTGCTCCTGCAGAATAAAGCACGCTTATCCCGTCTAGTAAATGATCCGGAAAAACCGGTACAAATTATTTTTGCCGGTAAGGCGCACCCGGCGGATCGCCCTGGTCAAGAGTTGATTAAGATGATTTACGATCTGAGCTTAGAGGAAGAATTCCGGGGCAAGATTGTATTAGTGGAGGATTATGATATTAATGTCTCCCGCCACTTGTTGCAGGGGGTGGATGTTTGGTTAAATACTCCCCGCAGACCCCTTGAGGCTAGCGGCACCAGCGGGCAAAAAGCTGCCATTAATGGAGTGGTGAACTGCAGTATATTAGATGGTTGGTGGCCGGAAGCTTATAATGGGGAGAATGGTTTTGCCATTGGTACTGCCAAGGATTACCAAAGTGAAGAAGTGCAGGATCGGGAGGATGCCAGTTCGTTATTTGATTTATTGGAACAAATAATTATACCTTACTATTATCGTAGGGTGGACGGGATTCCCCGGGAGTGGATTCACTACATGAAGGATTCTCTGGCCACCATTCCCTGGCAGTTTAGTACCGAGCGAATGGTCAAGGAGTATACCCAGAGGTTTTACTTAAAAGCTGCTCTGCGGGGGAGAGAGTTTGCAGCCAATCATTTTCAACTGGCCGCACGGGTGGAGCAATTTAAGAGGCTGTTGGAGGAACATTGGCGTCATATTCGTTTTTGCTCCGTTGAAGTTGAGCAACCTCCGGTACTGAGTGTGGGTTCTGAACTATTACTGCGGGCAGAGGTGTTCCTGGGTGTTGTTAAACCACAGGATATTATTGTGGAAATTGTCTATGGTAGGGTTAGCGACCACGGCCTGGATCAAATGACCCTGGTACCCATGGAATTTATCCAGGAGAGCGGGGATAATAAGTACCGGTATAGTGCTAAAATAACCCTGATGAGAGGAACTTCCGGCTATACTCTGCGTATTCGTCCAAATGATAAAGATTTTGCCCATCCCTTTGAGCTACCCTTAATTAAATGGGCAGATGTATTTTAA
- the asd gene encoding archaetidylserine decarboxylase (Phosphatidylserine decarboxylase is synthesized as a single chain precursor. Generation of the pyruvoyl active site from a Ser is coupled to cleavage of a Gly-Ser bond between the larger (beta) and smaller (alpha chains). It is an integral membrane protein.) encodes MKILRKAAIYTISRKTLGKAFNIACRSRLSKVFIRPYIRLYKVDRKEIRHPSSYKSLTDFFVRDIDPGLRPIAKGRSVVVSPVDGTIVDLGYAQENQIILAKNNSYCLSELLALPDVDCFRGGYYINIYLSPKNYHRIHMPITAKIIHHQYVPGQVFPVNKLGINTIKDLFAKNRRTCTIFETEEGSKFALIKVGALGVGKIISSFQAHEKITKGREIGRFEFGSTVILIFQKDLFKPAKYLAANQQIKMGQKIGSFLE; translated from the coding sequence GTGAAAATACTAAGAAAAGCTGCCATCTATACCATCTCCCGGAAAACCCTGGGCAAAGCATTTAATATAGCCTGCCGTAGCAGATTAAGTAAGGTTTTTATTAGACCATACATTCGTTTATATAAAGTTGATCGTAAGGAAATTCGTCATCCCAGTTCCTACAAAAGTCTTACTGATTTCTTTGTCCGAGATATAGACCCGGGCCTACGTCCCATTGCCAAGGGACGAAGCGTAGTAGTTAGTCCGGTGGATGGAACCATTGTTGATTTGGGCTATGCTCAGGAAAACCAAATTATATTAGCTAAAAACAACTCCTATTGCCTGTCGGAACTACTGGCCTTGCCGGATGTGGACTGTTTTCGGGGCGGATATTACATCAATATATATTTAAGCCCTAAAAACTATCACCGCATACATATGCCCATTACGGCTAAAATTATCCATCACCAATATGTGCCGGGTCAGGTTTTTCCAGTTAACAAATTAGGTATTAATACCATTAAAGATTTGTTTGCTAAAAATCGTCGTACCTGTACTATTTTTGAAACAGAGGAAGGCTCAAAATTTGCTTTAATTAAGGTAGGCGCTTTAGGGGTAGGAAAGATCATCTCTTCCTTTCAGGCGCATGAGAAAATTACCAAGGGCAGGGAGATTGGTAGATTTGAGTTTGGTTCTACGGTAATCCTAATTTTTCAGAAAGACCTGTTTAAACCAGCCAAATATCTTGCAGCAAACCAACAAATTAAGATGGGACAAAAAATCGGTAGTTTTCTGGAATAA